The nucleotide window CGCCTTCGCGCTCACGGAGCCGACCCACGGCTCCGACTCCGTCTCGCTGGAGACCCGCGCCGAGCGCGTCGACGGCGGCTGGCGGCTGCACGGGCACAAGAAGTGGATCGGCAACGGGGCCGCCGGCGGCGTGACCGTCGTGTGGGCGCGCAGCGCCGAGGACGAGAAGGTCCGCGGGTTCATCGTGCGCCAGGAGTCCGAGGGCTACACGGCCGAGGTCATCAAGGGCAAGGTCGCGCTGCGGGCCATCGACCAGGCCCACATCACCCTCGACGGCGTGTTCGTGCCCGACGCCGACGTCCTGCCCGAGGCCCGCTCCTTCAAGGACACCTCCCGCGTCCTCTTCGCCACGCGCGTGGGCGTCGCGTGGTCCGCCCTCGGGAAGGCCGTGGGCTGCTACGAGGCGGCGGTGCACTACGCGGGGCAGCGCGTCCAGTTCGGCCGGCCGCTGGCGGCCGCCCAGAGCGTGCAGACCCGCCTGGCCGAGATGCTCTCCCAGCTCACCCAGGTGCAGCTGCTCGTGCTGCGCGCGACCCGGCTCGAAGATGAGGGCCGGCTCACCGGGCCGATGGCGTCCCTGGCCAAGTACTCGGCGACGCGCGCCGCGCGGTCCATCGCCGCGAACGCGCGCGACCTGCTCGGTGGCAACGGCATCCTCATCCAGAACGAGGTGGCCCGCCACTTCGCGGACATCGAGGCGATCCACACCTACGAGGGCACCGAGACCGTGCAGGGGCTGATCATCGGCCGCGAGATCACGGGGGTCGGCGCGTTCGTGTGAGATGAAGCGAGCGGGGGGCGGCGTGAGCCAGAGATTCCTGCTGGTACGCACGTCCCCCTGCCGCTGATTCGTCTGGCTCGGCGGCCGATTCGTCTGGCTCACGCAGGCAGAGGGAGCCGCAGGTGGGCGGCGAGGTCTCGCAGCAGGGCGTCGAGGCCGCGCCGAGTGAAGACGCTGGCGGCCACGCGCAGCACGATCCACCCCTCGGCCTGCATCCGGCGGTCGCGCTCGATGTCACGGCGCCACTGCTGCGGGTCCGTCCGGTGATGATCGCCCTCGTACTGCACGCAGACGCGAGCCTCCCGCCACACCAGGTCCGGCCGGACGGTGGACCCGTCGCTCAGCATCAGCAGCGGATTCACCTCCGGCTCCGGCACACCCGCGTCGGTCAGCGCCAGTCGCAGGAGCGTCTCGGCCCTCGAATCCGCGCCGTCCCTGAGCAGCGGCAGGGCCGCTCGCAGGGTCCGCGTCCCTCGCCTGCCGCGCACCCGCAGCACCTCCGCCTCCAGATCACGCACGGTGCACCGTGGATGCTCGCCGGGACGACGCCGGCCCGCCGGGCCGTCGGCCCGTTGCAGCAGGCTGTCCCCGGCGGCGACGACGTCGTCCAACGGCAGGCCCAGCTGCGCCAGCGCCGCCCAGGTGGCGGCCGGCGTCGTGATCCACACCCCCGAGCGCACCAGCACGGGGTCCTGCGGGTGCAGCTCATGCCCGACGACGCCGCTGCGGCGCGGCGCCCCGCCCTCGGCCCGCGTGCGCGCCAGATGGATGGGGCCGCGCTCCCACTGCCGCGGCAGCCACATCCCCCAGAGGCGAGCGGCGGTGGCGTGGGTGGCCGCGGTGCCGGGGTTCGTCCGCTGGAGGGCGCGGACGACGTCGGCCAGTGAGGGCTGACCCGCGGCGGTGTGCCGCAGCCCGTGGTGCGGGGCGTCGAACCGGGGGCCGCGCAGGTGCGAGGCCGTCAGACCGGCCTGCAGCCCCGCGGCGACCGGGAAGACGGGGCTGAGGGTGGCGTCGTCGTGTGGAGGAGGGGCGACCATGCCGCCAGCCTCCCCTTCCATGGGCGGACCCGGCGCCGCGACGGCGAGGGCCGTGGAGGGCGAGCCGGGTCGGCGGCTCTGTGCAGGAGCCGCTGAATCGTCTGGCTCACGTCCCCCACGCGTCCGAGCGTCGCCGAGCCAGACGAATCGGTCGTGACAGCCCCCTCAGAACAGCAGAAACGTCTGGCTCGCGCCCGCCGCAGCGTGCTGGCTCGCGCCGTCGCAGCGTGCCGGCGCACCCGGCACCCCTCAGCCCTTCGGGGCGTAGTACCGGCCGAGGGTCTCGGCCTTGAGATCGGGCAGCGTCCCGTCCTGCATGGCCGCGCGGATGCGGTCCACGAGGGAGACCGTGAACCGCTCGTTGTGGATCGAGACGAGTGTGTGCGCCACCATCTCCTTGGCCTTCATGAGGTGGCGGATGTAGGCCCGCGAGTAGTTCGCGCACACGTAGCAGTCGCACTCGGCGTCGAGCGGCCCGAAGTCCCGCTTGTACTTCGCGCCCGGCAGGTTGAACCGGCCGTCGCGCGTGTAGAACGCGCCGGTGCGGGCCACGCGGGTGGGGGAGACGCAGTCGAACGTGTCCGCGCCGTTCTCCACGGCCGTGAAGAGGTCGTCCGGCTCGGAGATCCCGAGCAGGTGTCGCGGCTTGTCCTCGGGCAGCTCCTGCGCGCACCAGCCGACGATGGTCCCGAGGTTCTCCTTCTCGAGCGCCCCGCCCACGCCGTAGCCGTCGAAGCCGTTCGACGCGGCGTCCAGCTCCCCGGCCGCGGGGAACTCCGTGCGCATCGCGGAGAGGTCCCGGCAGGCCTTGCGGCGCAGGTCCTCGTATTGCGCGCCCTGGATCACGCCGAACAGCGCCTGGTACGGC belongs to Micrococcus sp. 2A and includes:
- a CDS encoding acyl-CoA dehydrogenase family protein, whose amino-acid sequence is MTETLPTVEPEYDVATPLDTDFYLALADVSDAEKDVWRRARAFALEPDVLPRIRDAWDRHEYPLDLVARLGQADLLRDGVPVAGLPDVSRVAAGLAMMELSRLDGSIATMTGVQGGLAMRSIQLCGSEEQRAEHLPAMARGELYGAFALTEPTHGSDSVSLETRAERVDGGWRLHGHKKWIGNGAAGGVTVVWARSAEDEKVRGFIVRQESEGYTAEVIKGKVALRAIDQAHITLDGVFVPDADVLPEARSFKDTSRVLFATRVGVAWSALGKAVGCYEAAVHYAGQRVQFGRPLAAAQSVQTRLAEMLSQLTQVQLLVLRATRLEDEGRLTGPMASLAKYSATRAARSIAANARDLLGGNGILIQNEVARHFADIEAIHTYEGTETVQGLIIGREITGVGAFV